CTCACGAGGTCGCTCGCCAGGGTGCTGATCGCAGCATCGTTGCGGGCAACCGTGACGCTCACGGAGTCGGCGGATGCCTTCGTTGCCGTAACCGAGAGGCCAGGTAGCAGGTCGGCGAACGTATTGGTCGCTGAGCTGATGCTCTGAGCCGCCGAGGTGCCGGCCCAGAGTGTGACCTTTGCGTCTTGAGCGGCGCGCACCTGGGTGAGCTCTGCAGGAGCGTCATTGGCGGGATCAGCAGAGCCGTCGCCATTGGCCACGGTGAAGCCGCCCGCCGCCCCGGTTTGCGTGGAGGTGAACTGCACCCGATAAACGGGATTGCCATCCGCATCCATACCGGCCGCAACCTTGACGGCGGTGACGCCGGCGTTGGCGTTGTTCACTGCCATGACAACATCATCGAGGTTGCTGGTGGTGGCCGAGATGTCGGTGCGCACGCCCGCGGCGCTGGTGATACTGAAGTTCTTGCCGGGCCAGGCCACAACGGCGTTGGAGACCGACACCTGGCGCTGGGCCAGCTGGTCAATTACGAGGTCAATCTGGCCGGCGCTCGCGCCCGACGACGCGATAACCGTTGCGGCACTGGAGCTACTCGTAGCTGAGTACAGGTCGAAGGCGCCGTCTTTGGCGGTCTTGGTGGCGAGCGTTGCCAGGCTGGCGACACTGGAGTTCAGCCCCTGGAGGGCCGAGATGAAGGATGTGGACTCGGAGACTTTGCTCTTCAGGATGGTCTGCGGACCAGCCTCGAGCGTCATGAGCGAGTTGATCAGGCCCGTGGTGTCCAGGCCGCTGACGAGGCCATCGATAGCCATCGACATGGCGATTCCTCTCCTGCTGTGGGGTCATGCCGGTGCGGAGTGCGCCAGCGACGGGGCGAGGTCCAGTTCGCCCCGCCACTGTCACACTTCTCGTTCAATCAGATGATGCGGTCACGCCTTCGATTTAGCGAAGGAGCTGCAGCACGCCCTGGTTGGACTGGTTCGCCTGAGCGAGCATGGCCGTGCCGGCCTGCGAGAGGATGTTTGCACGCGTGTACTTGACCATTTCCTCGGCCATGTCGGTGTCGCGAATTCGCGATCCGGCAGCGGTGAGGTTTTCCCGGGAGACGGCCAGGTTCTTGATAACACTCTCGAACCGGTTCTGGTTTGCACCAAGCTCAGCCCGAGCGGTGGAGATGTACTTGATCTCCAGGTCGATCGCCTCAATCGACTCCTTAGCGGCGCTCGCGGAACCAAAACCCATCGTGATCGTTCCAGGTGTCCCCGATACGTCAGCATCGAATACAAGGGGCGTGGTCGAGGTGTTCTGCATAACGGTGATTGCTGCAGTGCTGTTTGTGTTGGACGACACGACGAGGCTCCCGGCGTCATTCGTCGACGCTGAGAAGTTCTGTGCGAATGAAGCATCTTGGTTCAACAGCGTTGCCAGCTCTACGTCATTCGTGGCCACAGTCGCATCAACTGTAACTGTCGCACCATCCTGGGAGAACTGAAGCTTCTG
This sequence is a window from Cryobacterium sp. CG_9.6. Protein-coding genes within it:
- the fliD gene encoding flagellar filament capping protein FliD encodes the protein MSMAIDGLVSGLDTTGLINSLMTLEAGPQTILKSKVSESTSFISALQGLNSSVASLATLATKTAKDGAFDLYSATSSSSAATVIASSGASAGQIDLVIDQLAQRQVSVSNAVVAWPGKNFSITSAAGVRTDISATTSNLDDVVMAVNNANAGVTAVKVAAGMDADGNPVYRVQFTSTQTGAAGGFTVANGDGSADPANDAPAELTQVRAAQDAKVTLWAGTSAAQSISSATNTFADLLPGLSVTATKASADSVSVTVARNDAAISTLASDLVSGLNGVLALIATKSAVVNSTTSSGAPILSSGPFTGDSTVRDISQRILAAASAPVNGRSPSEFGISITKSGTMEFDATKFAAALKADPVGTEATVQEIASRIATAATDASDKYDGQITSRITGQQSMVKDLGNQITDWDRRLASRRDTLERTYSGLEVQLSAMNSQSAWLTSQLSALPTSMSN